In a genomic window of Nostoc sp. UHCC 0870:
- a CDS encoding inositol monophosphatase family protein, whose translation MTDLQIFLDIATEAALAAGAVLQGYLGKLEDAITEKGRPGDLVTAADKASEAVILEILRRHFPEHSILAEESGKIGNQDNQYLWAIDPLDGTTNYAHQYPAFCVSIGLLIDGAPQVGVIYDPFHDELFRAAAGLGATRNRRPISVSETSELSKSLLVTGFAYDRRETSDNNYAEFCHLTHLTQGVRRSGSAALDLASVACGRVDGYWERGISPWDVVAGIILLQEAGGKVTAYDGTPFKIASGRILATNSYIHDNLSRALMQVPPLLAWQ comes from the coding sequence TTGACTGACTTGCAAATTTTTCTCGATATTGCAACAGAAGCTGCGCTGGCTGCGGGTGCGGTTTTGCAAGGGTACTTGGGTAAGCTAGAAGATGCGATTACGGAAAAGGGTCGTCCTGGGGATTTAGTGACTGCTGCTGATAAAGCCTCAGAAGCAGTTATTTTAGAAATTTTGCGTCGCCATTTTCCTGAGCATTCCATTTTGGCGGAGGAATCGGGGAAAATTGGGAATCAAGATAATCAATATCTCTGGGCGATTGATCCTCTTGATGGTACGACTAACTACGCTCACCAATACCCAGCTTTTTGTGTTTCCATTGGTTTGTTAATTGATGGTGCGCCGCAGGTAGGGGTGATTTATGACCCATTTCACGATGAGCTGTTTCGCGCGGCTGCTGGTTTGGGTGCAACACGTAACCGTCGTCCAATCAGTGTTTCTGAAACATCGGAATTGAGTAAAAGCTTGTTGGTGACAGGATTTGCCTACGATCGCCGCGAAACATCGGATAATAACTATGCCGAATTTTGTCACCTCACCCATCTTACCCAAGGGGTAAGGCGTAGCGGTTCAGCAGCTTTAGATTTAGCCTCTGTCGCCTGTGGCCGTGTCGATGGTTATTGGGAACGGGGAATATCTCCTTGGGATGTTGTCGCTGGGATAATTTTGTTACAAGAAGCCGGTGGTAAAGTCACTGCTTATGATGGCACACCTTTCAAAATCGCCTCTGGGAGAATTCTCGCAACAAATAGTTATATTCATGACAACCTCAGTAGGGCATTAATGCAAGTACCACCTCTGTTAGCTTGGCAATAA